Proteins found in one Gopherus flavomarginatus isolate rGopFla2 chromosome 18, rGopFla2.mat.asm, whole genome shotgun sequence genomic segment:
- the SRPK3 gene encoding SRSF protein kinase 3 isoform X3: MGEPPDGPRVPQPSSPTELSPAPLPPLALPPTAGGHLGSDDEEQEDPKDYCKGGYYPVAIGDLFNGRHHVVRKLGWGHFSTVWLCWDIQRKRFVALKVVKSARHYTETAMDEIKLLKCVRDSDPSDPKRETIVQLLEDFKISGINGVHVCMVLEVLGHQLLKWIIKSNYQGLPLPCVKSILRQVLQGLDYLHTKCKIIHTDIKPENVLLCVGEGYIRRLAAEATRWQQLGGAPPSASAVSSAPQGMEISRNRRRRLRRKQKRQGRLLAERLRDLQRLEELETGGPPRGSPLPGADSDAQEEWPLRRQGSLASSPQSQTSSSGFQALPPDDAWNGHLGGAPPRRPPSPDSATSGVSTASGSGSSGRRERGGLLSPSAPFSASEFLVNPLDPQNADRIRVKIADLGNACWVHKHFTEDIQTRQYRALEVLIGAGYSTPADIWSTACMAFELATGDYLFEPHSGDEYSRDEDHIAHMVELLGEIPPQFALSGRYSREYFTRRGELRHIPSLRPWALGAVLREKYEWPREQAAAFAQFLLPMLEFLPEQRPTAAQCLQHPWLGP; the protein is encoded by the exons ATGGGGGAGCCGCCAGACGGACCCAG GGTGCCCCAAccctccagccccacagagctctCCCCTGCACCACTGCcgcctctggccctgccccccacggcCGGGGGGCACCTGGGCTCCGACGACGAGGAGCAGGAGGACCCCAAGGACTATTGCAAag gcGGGTATTACCCAGTGGCAATTGGGGACCTGTTCAACGGGCGCCACCACGTGGTCCGAAAACTCGGCTGGGGCCATTTCTCCACCGTCTGGCTCTGCTGGGACATCCA GCGAAAGCGGTTTGTGGCGCTGAAGGTGGTGAAAAGCGCCAGGCATTACACCGAGACGGCCATGGATGAGATCAAACTGCTCAAATGT GTGCGGGACTCAGACCCCAGCGACCCCAAGAGAGAGACCATCGTCCAGCTCCTCGAGGACTTCAAGATCTCGGGCATCAACGGCGTCC ATGTCTGCATggtgctggaggtgctggggcaccagctgtTGAAATGGATCATTAAATCCAACTACCAgggcctgcccctgccctgcgtGAAGAGCATCTTACGCCAG GTGCTGCAGGGCCTGGATTACCTCCACACCAAGTGCAAGATCATCCACACAGACATCAAGCCGGAGAACGTGCTGCTGTGTGTGGGCGAGGGCTACATCCGGCGCCTGGCGGCCGAGGCCACCCGCTGGCAGCAGCTGGGCGGAGCGCCCCCCTCTGCCTCCGCTG TGAGCTCGGCCCCCCAGGGGATGGAG ATCTCCCGGAACCGGCGCAGGAGGCTGAGGCGGAAGCAGAAACGTCAGGGCCGGCTGCTGGCCGAGCGGCTGCGGGACCTGCAGcggctggaggagctggaaacGGGGggccccccccggggctcccccctgcctggggcCGACTCCGACGCACAGGAGG AGTGGCCCCTCCGCAGGCAGggcagcctggccagcagcccaCAGAGCCAGACCTCGTCCTCCGGCTTCCAGGCCCTGCCGCCCGACGACGCCTGGAACGGCCACTTGGGGGGGGCGCCCCCCCGCCGGCCCCCCAGCCCCGACTCAGCCACCTCCGGCGTCTCCACGgcctccggctcgggcagctcggGCCGGCGGGAGCGCGGGGGGCTGCTGTCGCCCAGCG ctccgtTCAGTGCCTCCGAGTTCCTGGTGAACCCCCTGGACCCCCAAAATGCCGACCGCATCCGAGTGAAGATCGCGGACCTGGGCAACGCCTGCTGGGTG CACAAGCACTTCACCGAGGACATTCAGACCCGGCAGTACCGGGCCCTGGAGGTTCTGATCGGTGCCGGCTACAGCACCCCCGCCGACATCTGGAGCACGGCCTGCATG GCTTTTGAGCTGGCGACAGGCGACTACCTCTTCGAGCCGCACTCGGGGGACGAGTACAGCAGGGACGAAG ATCACATCGCCCACATGGTGGAGCTGCTCGGCGAGATCCCCCCCCAGTTTGCGCTCTCGGGGCGCTACTCACGGGAATACTTCACCCGCCGAG gtgaGCTGCGGCACATCCCCAGCCTGCGGCCCTGGGCGCTGGGCGCGGTGCTGCGGGAGAAATACGAGTGGCCCCGGGAGCAGGCGGCCGCGTTCGCCCAGTTCCTGCTGCCCATGCTGGAGTTCCTGCCCGAGCAGCGCCCCACGGCGGCCCAGTGCCTGCAGCACCCCTGGCTGGGCCCCTAG
- the SRPK3 gene encoding SRSF protein kinase 3 isoform X1, producing MTPKNPYVVPPPVQARSSAFGCPGSSQGKKPKKKHRKEKGPVATAPRVPQPSSPTELSPAPLPPLALPPTAGGHLGSDDEEQEDPKDYCKGGYYPVAIGDLFNGRHHVVRKLGWGHFSTVWLCWDIQRKRFVALKVVKSARHYTETAMDEIKLLKCVRDSDPSDPKRETIVQLLEDFKISGINGVHVCMVLEVLGHQLLKWIIKSNYQGLPLPCVKSILRQVLQGLDYLHTKCKIIHTDIKPENVLLCVGEGYIRRLAAEATRWQQLGGAPPSASAVSSAPQGMEISRNRRRRLRRKQKRQGRLLAERLRDLQRLEELETGGPPRGSPLPGADSDAQEEWPLRRQGSLASSPQSQTSSSGFQALPPDDAWNGHLGGAPPRRPPSPDSATSGVSTASGSGSSGRRERGGLLSPSAPFSASEFLVNPLDPQNADRIRVKIADLGNACWVHKHFTEDIQTRQYRALEVLIGAGYSTPADIWSTACMAFELATGDYLFEPHSGDEYSRDEDHIAHMVELLGEIPPQFALSGRYSREYFTRRGELRHIPSLRPWALGAVLREKYEWPREQAAAFAQFLLPMLEFLPEQRPTAAQCLQHPWLGP from the exons ATGACCCCCAAGAACCCCTATGTCGTACCCCCCCCCGTGCAGGCCCGGAGCTCGGCCTTTGGAT GTCCAGGCAGCTCCCAGGGCAAGAAACCCAAAAAGAAACACAGGAAAGAAAAGGGACCAGTAGCCACGGCTCCCAG GGTGCCCCAAccctccagccccacagagctctCCCCTGCACCACTGCcgcctctggccctgccccccacggcCGGGGGGCACCTGGGCTCCGACGACGAGGAGCAGGAGGACCCCAAGGACTATTGCAAag gcGGGTATTACCCAGTGGCAATTGGGGACCTGTTCAACGGGCGCCACCACGTGGTCCGAAAACTCGGCTGGGGCCATTTCTCCACCGTCTGGCTCTGCTGGGACATCCA GCGAAAGCGGTTTGTGGCGCTGAAGGTGGTGAAAAGCGCCAGGCATTACACCGAGACGGCCATGGATGAGATCAAACTGCTCAAATGT GTGCGGGACTCAGACCCCAGCGACCCCAAGAGAGAGACCATCGTCCAGCTCCTCGAGGACTTCAAGATCTCGGGCATCAACGGCGTCC ATGTCTGCATggtgctggaggtgctggggcaccagctgtTGAAATGGATCATTAAATCCAACTACCAgggcctgcccctgccctgcgtGAAGAGCATCTTACGCCAG GTGCTGCAGGGCCTGGATTACCTCCACACCAAGTGCAAGATCATCCACACAGACATCAAGCCGGAGAACGTGCTGCTGTGTGTGGGCGAGGGCTACATCCGGCGCCTGGCGGCCGAGGCCACCCGCTGGCAGCAGCTGGGCGGAGCGCCCCCCTCTGCCTCCGCTG TGAGCTCGGCCCCCCAGGGGATGGAG ATCTCCCGGAACCGGCGCAGGAGGCTGAGGCGGAAGCAGAAACGTCAGGGCCGGCTGCTGGCCGAGCGGCTGCGGGACCTGCAGcggctggaggagctggaaacGGGGggccccccccggggctcccccctgcctggggcCGACTCCGACGCACAGGAGG AGTGGCCCCTCCGCAGGCAGggcagcctggccagcagcccaCAGAGCCAGACCTCGTCCTCCGGCTTCCAGGCCCTGCCGCCCGACGACGCCTGGAACGGCCACTTGGGGGGGGCGCCCCCCCGCCGGCCCCCCAGCCCCGACTCAGCCACCTCCGGCGTCTCCACGgcctccggctcgggcagctcggGCCGGCGGGAGCGCGGGGGGCTGCTGTCGCCCAGCG ctccgtTCAGTGCCTCCGAGTTCCTGGTGAACCCCCTGGACCCCCAAAATGCCGACCGCATCCGAGTGAAGATCGCGGACCTGGGCAACGCCTGCTGGGTG CACAAGCACTTCACCGAGGACATTCAGACCCGGCAGTACCGGGCCCTGGAGGTTCTGATCGGTGCCGGCTACAGCACCCCCGCCGACATCTGGAGCACGGCCTGCATG GCTTTTGAGCTGGCGACAGGCGACTACCTCTTCGAGCCGCACTCGGGGGACGAGTACAGCAGGGACGAAG ATCACATCGCCCACATGGTGGAGCTGCTCGGCGAGATCCCCCCCCAGTTTGCGCTCTCGGGGCGCTACTCACGGGAATACTTCACCCGCCGAG gtgaGCTGCGGCACATCCCCAGCCTGCGGCCCTGGGCGCTGGGCGCGGTGCTGCGGGAGAAATACGAGTGGCCCCGGGAGCAGGCGGCCGCGTTCGCCCAGTTCCTGCTGCCCATGCTGGAGTTCCTGCCCGAGCAGCGCCCCACGGCGGCCCAGTGCCTGCAGCACCCCTGGCTGGGCCCCTAG
- the SRPK3 gene encoding SRSF protein kinase 3 isoform X2: MRSGKMSSRKGPGSSQGKKPKKKHRKEKGPVATAPRVPQPSSPTELSPAPLPPLALPPTAGGHLGSDDEEQEDPKDYCKGGYYPVAIGDLFNGRHHVVRKLGWGHFSTVWLCWDIQRKRFVALKVVKSARHYTETAMDEIKLLKCVRDSDPSDPKRETIVQLLEDFKISGINGVHVCMVLEVLGHQLLKWIIKSNYQGLPLPCVKSILRQVLQGLDYLHTKCKIIHTDIKPENVLLCVGEGYIRRLAAEATRWQQLGGAPPSASAVSSAPQGMEISRNRRRRLRRKQKRQGRLLAERLRDLQRLEELETGGPPRGSPLPGADSDAQEEWPLRRQGSLASSPQSQTSSSGFQALPPDDAWNGHLGGAPPRRPPSPDSATSGVSTASGSGSSGRRERGGLLSPSAPFSASEFLVNPLDPQNADRIRVKIADLGNACWVHKHFTEDIQTRQYRALEVLIGAGYSTPADIWSTACMAFELATGDYLFEPHSGDEYSRDEDHIAHMVELLGEIPPQFALSGRYSREYFTRRGELRHIPSLRPWALGAVLREKYEWPREQAAAFAQFLLPMLEFLPEQRPTAAQCLQHPWLGP; the protein is encoded by the exons ATGCGCTCAGGCAAAATGAGCAGCAGGAAGG GTCCAGGCAGCTCCCAGGGCAAGAAACCCAAAAAGAAACACAGGAAAGAAAAGGGACCAGTAGCCACGGCTCCCAG GGTGCCCCAAccctccagccccacagagctctCCCCTGCACCACTGCcgcctctggccctgccccccacggcCGGGGGGCACCTGGGCTCCGACGACGAGGAGCAGGAGGACCCCAAGGACTATTGCAAag gcGGGTATTACCCAGTGGCAATTGGGGACCTGTTCAACGGGCGCCACCACGTGGTCCGAAAACTCGGCTGGGGCCATTTCTCCACCGTCTGGCTCTGCTGGGACATCCA GCGAAAGCGGTTTGTGGCGCTGAAGGTGGTGAAAAGCGCCAGGCATTACACCGAGACGGCCATGGATGAGATCAAACTGCTCAAATGT GTGCGGGACTCAGACCCCAGCGACCCCAAGAGAGAGACCATCGTCCAGCTCCTCGAGGACTTCAAGATCTCGGGCATCAACGGCGTCC ATGTCTGCATggtgctggaggtgctggggcaccagctgtTGAAATGGATCATTAAATCCAACTACCAgggcctgcccctgccctgcgtGAAGAGCATCTTACGCCAG GTGCTGCAGGGCCTGGATTACCTCCACACCAAGTGCAAGATCATCCACACAGACATCAAGCCGGAGAACGTGCTGCTGTGTGTGGGCGAGGGCTACATCCGGCGCCTGGCGGCCGAGGCCACCCGCTGGCAGCAGCTGGGCGGAGCGCCCCCCTCTGCCTCCGCTG TGAGCTCGGCCCCCCAGGGGATGGAG ATCTCCCGGAACCGGCGCAGGAGGCTGAGGCGGAAGCAGAAACGTCAGGGCCGGCTGCTGGCCGAGCGGCTGCGGGACCTGCAGcggctggaggagctggaaacGGGGggccccccccggggctcccccctgcctggggcCGACTCCGACGCACAGGAGG AGTGGCCCCTCCGCAGGCAGggcagcctggccagcagcccaCAGAGCCAGACCTCGTCCTCCGGCTTCCAGGCCCTGCCGCCCGACGACGCCTGGAACGGCCACTTGGGGGGGGCGCCCCCCCGCCGGCCCCCCAGCCCCGACTCAGCCACCTCCGGCGTCTCCACGgcctccggctcgggcagctcggGCCGGCGGGAGCGCGGGGGGCTGCTGTCGCCCAGCG ctccgtTCAGTGCCTCCGAGTTCCTGGTGAACCCCCTGGACCCCCAAAATGCCGACCGCATCCGAGTGAAGATCGCGGACCTGGGCAACGCCTGCTGGGTG CACAAGCACTTCACCGAGGACATTCAGACCCGGCAGTACCGGGCCCTGGAGGTTCTGATCGGTGCCGGCTACAGCACCCCCGCCGACATCTGGAGCACGGCCTGCATG GCTTTTGAGCTGGCGACAGGCGACTACCTCTTCGAGCCGCACTCGGGGGACGAGTACAGCAGGGACGAAG ATCACATCGCCCACATGGTGGAGCTGCTCGGCGAGATCCCCCCCCAGTTTGCGCTCTCGGGGCGCTACTCACGGGAATACTTCACCCGCCGAG gtgaGCTGCGGCACATCCCCAGCCTGCGGCCCTGGGCGCTGGGCGCGGTGCTGCGGGAGAAATACGAGTGGCCCCGGGAGCAGGCGGCCGCGTTCGCCCAGTTCCTGCTGCCCATGCTGGAGTTCCTGCCCGAGCAGCGCCCCACGGCGGCCCAGTGCCTGCAGCACCCCTGGCTGGGCCCCTAG